CGCGGCGATCAGCATGGCCGGATCGAGCGCCTCTTTCGGCTGGAGCGTCTGCGCGTGGCTGAGATGTCGCTGGCGCCGCAGTCAATCGAGCATACCGCCGCGCATCTGCAGATGTGCGACCACGCGGCGCGCGCGGGAGCGATTGCGCACGTGATCCTGGAGGGCGCGGGCTATATCGAGCAGAACGGCGCTCGGTTGCCGTTCGCGTGTGGCGATCTGACCTTCCGCAGTCTTGCCACACCCTCGACCGTGGCGTTTACCGCGCCGACAGGGATTTTCTCGATACAGCTCGCGGTGGGCGCGCTGACGCTGGCGCCGACATCTGGCCAGGGTGTGGCTGGCGCGATGCCGCGAGTCGTGGCGGGAACGAGCGTCAGCGCGACCGCGGCACTGAGCGTGCTGCGCGGGCTTGCACAGGCAGCCCACGGCGACGTATGCGCGGCGCAACGGCTGTGCGCGCTTTCGGCCGTGCCGTGGCTGGTGGCCGGCGCGTATTACGATGGCGGTGTCGAGGCCGACAGAGCGCCCGCGAATCCGGCGCGCTGGCAGCGCCTGATGTCATACATCGACCGGCATCTGTTCGAGCCCGACCTGCTGTCGCCGGCGGCGTGCGCGGCGAGCGCCGGGATCTCCGTACGCTATCTGCATGCGCTATTCGAGCAGCGCGGCCTGCGTTTTACGCAGTGGGTGCGCACGCGGCGACTCGACGCGGCGCATGCGCTGCTATGCGATCCGGCACGCCGCACACTTTCCGTGGCCTCCATTGCCTATCAGTGCGGTTTCGCCAGCGCCGCGCATTTCAGTCGCGTGTTCCGGCAGCATTTCGGAATGAGCCCGATGCGGTGTCGAGCCGCGTCCGTCAGCGTTTGAAGCATAGCTTCCCGATGGTGTGACGGCACCGTCGTGTGCATGATTGCAAGACCAGACCCTGTATCTTCTTGCGTAGAGCACCACGCCGGTCAGCAGATCGAACCCGGTCTTGGCCCAGTGGTCGTTGAGCCCGCCGCCGTCGGGATCGACGATCATGGTGACAATGTTCTGCACGTCCTTGACGATGTTGCCGTCGCGCCGGATTTCGTCCAGGGGGTTGAACCGCACAGCACCTGGCGTCGCCGGACTGGCGGGATCGAACTTCGCGGCGCGCTGACCGAGCGCGCGCCGGTAGCCCGCGGTGAGGTGCCAGTTCTCGCCCTTGATGTCGTGCACCAGCACCGACTCGCCCCACGACAGCAGCGTGGGGATGACGATGCCCACGCCCTTGCCCGAGCGCGTGGGCGCGAACACCATGACGTGTTCCGGCCCCTTATGGCGCAAGTACACCTGCGAGCGCTCCTCGCCCGGGCGCTCTTCCCAGGCGCCCAGATACACCCCGCCGCGGTTCCCCGCGTTCGGCAGCAGTCCGCTCGCCTTCACCTCTTCGGTACTCGCCCAGTGCGCCGATCCGTGCAGATCGTTGCGCCCCTGCGCGAGGCGCCTCGTGCGCCGGTAGACGTAGGCCACCGGCAGGATCAGCGCCAGCAGCCCGCCGACGCCCATGCCGGCATGCGCGCCCGCGAACACGGATAGCGCATGCGCTCCGAACGCCGGCGAGTCGTAGCGCAGCGACCAGATCACGATCTCCCACGGCGCGTAGACATGCCCGGCCATCGGCTGGCCCAGCGCCGGCGAGTAGCCGAAGCGCCAGGCGGTCCACTGCGTGACCAGCCAGAAGGACGCCAGGGTAATCAGGAAGAACAGCCCGAACGCGGGCCAGACCACGCGGGTCATGTCGCCCTGTTCGCGGGGAATGCGGTAGAGACCGGGATCGGCGGATCGGGCCATGTCGTCACCTCGATGCGGTTGGCTTCGACATCAATCCGCCGCGGGGGAAAGCGACAACCCGTCATTACATCGGCGTTTTGCCGGATTCCTGGATTCTGTTGTCTCTATGCTGTCACGTTTGGCCCGTTCCCAAATGTTCGAGCAAAGCTCAATCTTCCCGATATCAGGTGCCAGCACTTTCTTCGGTCGGCTTTACTCCGCGCAAACGCAGAAATTCCAACCCGAGTCCCGCAAGAGCCAACAAGATGATCGCTCCTCCGTATAGGTTCGCGACCGTCAACAGATCGATACGCCGCGCCATATATCCAGCAACAATCGTCGGTAGGCTATTGGCCAAATAACTTTCGACGTAGAAGGCGGCCATCAGCCCTGCCCGCTCCGACGGTTTGACCAGATGCACGATGCTTCGCACCGCACCGAAAAATCCGGAGCCGAACCCGACTCCGGCGATTACGGAACCGATGAGCAGGGCAAGCTCCAGTCGAAAATTGACACCAATTAAGATGACTACCATCCCGACCGTTAACGTCACCCCACCAATAGCGAAAACCCAGAACGGCTGGCTACGACGTACCAAAAAAATGGCCACGCCACCGCTCAACGTCAGTGCGGCGACGGTCAGGCCGCCGAGCCAGACCGAGTTCGATCGCGTGATCACGGCAACCAGCGAGGGCATGAGCGACAGATAGAAGCCGCCCAATGCCCACACCGCCACGTTGATTGGCGTAATCGCCAGCAGCGCTCCCCTCGCGCCGTGCGGCACCACGATGCGCGGACGCAAGGAAGCCAGCGCTCCGGAACGGCCTTGCGACGTTTCCGGCGTGGCCCAGCTCAGCACGAGATGCACGGCGAAGACCACCATTAGCAATACGAAGACCAGATGCAACGGGGCCGGGGCCAGTTCCACCAACGCCGTTGTACCCAGTGCGCCAAGGGTAATGCCGCCCAGCGTCGCCAGCGTGTTGGTCAGCGAGCCGCGCTCATGATGAAGGTCGACGAGTGCTGCTGCCAAGACCGCTGTCGCCAAGCCTGTAGCCACGCCTTGCAATGCCCTCGCCACCAGAAGCCAGGCAGGATTGGCAGCGGCCAGGAATATACCCATGGCGACGAATTCCAGGATGAGGGCATAGCTGATGACAGGACGTCTGCCGAGGTGATCCGAGAGGCGCCCGGCGACGAGTAAGGTGGCAAGCAGGGCAAGTGCGTATACGCCGAAGATAAGCGTCAAGAGCGCCGGAGAGAAATGCCATTGCAGCTGATAGAGCCGATAGAGCGGCGTTGGAGCGCTCGACGCGGCGAGGAATGCCATGAGCGTCAGCGTATGGACCGTCAATGCGGCGTTTGGAGGAAGATTTCCGCCCACGAAGTTTCCGGGACTAGGGCGTGTTCGATCAGAATTCATAGTTATCACCTGATTAGCGCGGCCGTCCGATAGACATACCTTGCAACCCACCGGACGAACCAACGCGCAAAACGAAGACGAGACAGGATGTGGACCGACAACGCGGCAGATTGTTATTGCTGGTGCCGATCCTGACGCGAGCGATAGGCGTACCAATCCCCCTCGGGCACCCTGGAATCCGGCGACGTGGCGAGCAGCATCTCCTGCAGAGCACATGTGCCTAGTGGCCTGCAATAGACGGGGCGGCGTCGTTCAAAACGCCAACCCTCGCTGAGAAGCCCCGCATCAACGATGTCGTAACCGATTTGATCCAGGAAGCGGGAGGCGATCGACTTCGCCTCCAGATCGTCACCGGCGATCGGCAAGGCTCGCCGATCCGCTGCACCGGCAGGGCGCGCATCCGGTATCAAATCTTCAGCCAAAATCGCGTTGAGCGCCTTGACGATTCGAGATTCCGGCAGGTGCCGCGCGAGCAATTCGGCCGTGGTCAGTTCTCCGCGATCCAGTTCTGCGATGCGCCCGAGATGCGGGAAGTAGTTTTGAGGGTTGAGTACCGTCTTACGCACCAGAGGCGCTTTCGGCACGGTCTGATAGTCCTGAAGGTATATCGCGATGCACACCACGTCGCCGAATTCTGCGGCTTCATATGCGGTGCCGGCGACGCATCCAATTCTTCGACTGGTCTCGTCCAGGGTTTGCGGCCCTCTCGAATTGCTCAGCATGACGTCGTGTCCAGCTTGTACGGCGAGCCATCCGATCGATTGCGCCATGCGGCCAGCGCCAATGATTCCAATACGCATCTATCATCACTCCTTAGCTGCCATGTGACACCGAATTCCACGGGTTGCGGAAACTCGAATCGCGGGAGTGATGATAGGAGGGGACACCAATATCCAACAATGCTATGGTTGAACATATCAAAAACAACAAATACGGATAGATATGAGCAAACCAATTCTCGACGTGGACGCCGTACGGGCGTTTGTGACCATCGTCGACCTTAAGAGCTTCACCAAGGCAGCGGAAGCTCTGGGGACAACGCAGGGCGCCATCAGCGTGAAGCTGAAACGCCTGGAAACGCGCTTGGGCCACCATCTGATCGAACGCACGCCGAGATGGGTACGTCTTTCGGCGCAGGGAGCCGTTTTTCTGAACGCCGCACGCGAGTTCCTTACCGCACATGATCGCGCCGCTGCGGCTCTATCGTCCGAACAACGTCATTTCAGACTGGGAATCGCTCAGCACGTGGCAGGGCCGGAAACTCCGACCTTGCTGGCCATGTTGTACGAAAGAGATCCTGGCTTGACCATCGAGGTGCGGCTCGATGAATCACGTGACCTGCTGAGCGCGTTCGACAATAGCGAACTGGATGCCGTTATCGTCCGGCAGGAAGACGACCATCGGGATGGAGAAGACATCGGACCGGAACATTTCGGCTGGTTCGCTGCCCCCGATTTCTATCATCGAGAGGGAGAGCCGCTGCGCTTGGCGGCCCTCGCCCCCTGTTGTGGCGTTCGAGACATCGCCACGCAGTCGCTCGACGATGCAGGCATCGCTTGGGTCGAAGTCTTCGTCGGAGGAGGACATGCAGCTGTCATGGCAGCCGTATCGGCTGGGCTCGCGGTCGCCGCTTTATCGTGCCGCCTCGCGCCCTCTGACACGGTCGAGGTTAGTCGGCGATTCGATCTTCCTGAATTGCCCAGTTCAAGAATCATGCTGCATTCGAAACTCACCGATCAGCGCTCGCGCGATGCCCTAAGAACAATAGCGGCGGCCTACCGGGAACACCGTGCATCAATGCATC
This genomic stretch from Acidihalobacter ferrooxydans harbors:
- a CDS encoding NADPH-dependent F420 reductase, producing MRIGIIGAGRMAQSIGWLAVQAGHDVMLSNSRGPQTLDETSRRIGCVAGTAYEAAEFGDVVCIAIYLQDYQTVPKAPLVRKTVLNPQNYFPHLGRIAELDRGELTTAELLARHLPESRIVKALNAILAEDLIPDARPAGAADRRALPIAGDDLEAKSIASRFLDQIGYDIVDAGLLSEGWRFERRRPVYCRPLGTCALQEMLLATSPDSRVPEGDWYAYRSRQDRHQQ
- a CDS encoding AraC family transcriptional regulator, with the protein product MNESATGRAETSAQPPIAARMAQWEHLLERTFLPGRIRGDQHGRIERLFRLERLRVAEMSLAPQSIEHTAAHLQMCDHAARAGAIAHVILEGAGYIEQNGARLPFACGDLTFRSLATPSTVAFTAPTGIFSIQLAVGALTLAPTSGQGVAGAMPRVVAGTSVSATAALSVLRGLAQAAHGDVCAAQRLCALSAVPWLVAGAYYDGGVEADRAPANPARWQRLMSYIDRHLFEPDLLSPAACAASAGISVRYLHALFEQRGLRFTQWVRTRRLDAAHALLCDPARRTLSVASIAYQCGFASAAHFSRVFRQHFGMSPMRCRAASVSV
- a CDS encoding LysR substrate-binding domain-containing protein, with translation MSKPILDVDAVRAFVTIVDLKSFTKAAEALGTTQGAISVKLKRLETRLGHHLIERTPRWVRLSAQGAVFLNAAREFLTAHDRAAAALSSEQRHFRLGIAQHVAGPETPTLLAMLYERDPGLTIEVRLDESRDLLSAFDNSELDAVIVRQEDDHRDGEDIGPEHFGWFAAPDFYHREGEPLRLAALAPCCGVRDIATQSLDDAGIAWVEVFVGGGHAAVMAAVSAGLAVAALSCRLAPSDTVEVSRRFDLPELPSSRIMLHSKLTDQRSRDALRTIAAAYREHRASMHRTLEKQL
- a CDS encoding MFS transporter, yielding MGGNLPPNAALTVHTLTLMAFLAASSAPTPLYRLYQLQWHFSPALLTLIFGVYALALLATLLVAGRLSDHLGRRPVISYALILEFVAMGIFLAAANPAWLLVARALQGVATGLATAVLAAALVDLHHERGSLTNTLATLGGITLGALGTTALVELAPAPLHLVFVLLMVVFAVHLVLSWATPETSQGRSGALASLRPRIVVPHGARGALLAITPINVAVWALGGFYLSLMPSLVAVITRSNSVWLGGLTVAALTLSGGVAIFLVRRSQPFWVFAIGGVTLTVGMVVILIGVNFRLELALLIGSVIAGVGFGSGFFGAVRSIVHLVKPSERAGLMAAFYVESYLANSLPTIVAGYMARRIDLLTVANLYGGAIILLALAGLGLEFLRLRGVKPTEESAGT